Proteins encoded by one window of Vitis vinifera cultivar Pinot Noir 40024 chromosome 10, ASM3070453v1:
- the LOC100245970 gene encoding E3 ubiquitin-protein ligase BOI, which translates to MAVEAPHVNLFPSQPITNRSFPNTNNGNYHTLIQSDLPLAGAIAETFLPMYQSSFCDAKAPVKADSGLTYNIPVPRKRSRDWMSNQQSVFDVSSLFGEELSLQMQQQQLEIDRLIAENTEKVRLEVQERRKRQSRMLVNAIHQGIGKKLKEKDEEIQRIGKLNWLLQERVRTLSVENQIWRELAQTNEATANSLRTNLEQVLAHVTEERQCGGGGGEGGAAEEEAESCCGSNGEERGECGGERGNEGEKSEKRKCRKCGVGESCVLLLPCRHLCICTACGSTTLTTCPVCNSVINASIHVNMS; encoded by the exons ATGGCGGTTGAAGCTCCACATGTGAATCTCTTCCCTTCTCAACCCATCACCAacag AAGTTTTCCCAATACGAACAATGGAAACTATCACACACTGATACAATCTGATCTTCCCCTGGCTGGGGCCATCGCGGAAACGTTCTTGCCTATGTATCAATCAAGCTTTTGTGATGCAAAGGCACCGGTGAAAGCGGACAGTGGCCTCACCTATAATATTCCAGTTCCGAGAAAGCGTTCAAGGGATTGGATGAGCAATCAGCAAAGCGTTTTCGACGTTTCATCCCTTTTCGGCGAAGAACTGTCCCTTCAGATGCAACAGCAGCAATTAGAGATTGACCGTTTGATCGCGGAAAAT ACAGAAAAGGTGAGATTGGAGGTCCAGGAAAGAAGAAAGCGGCAGTCGAGGATGCTGGTGAATGCAATTCACCAAGGAATCgggaaaaaactaaaagaaaaagacgAGGAGATACAGAGAATCGGGAAACTGAATTGGCTCCTCCAAGAAAGAGTGAGAACCCTTTCGGTAGAGAACCAGATATGGAGAGAGCTAGCGCAGACGAACGAAGCCACCGCTAACTCCCTCCGCACCAACCTGGAGCAGGTTCTGGCGCACGTGACAGAGGAGCGGCAGTGCGGCGGCGGCGGCGGAGAGGGTGGCGCAGCAGAAGAAGAGGCAGAGTCGTGCTGCGGAAGCAACGGCGAGGAGAGGGGGGAGTGTGGCGGGGAAAGAGGAAACGAAGGTGAAAAAAGCGAGAAGCGGAAGTGTCGAAAGTGTGGGGTGGGGGAGTCATGCGTGCTGTTGCTGCCATGCAGGCATCTGTGCATCTGTACGGCGTGTGGGTCCACCACCCTCACTACATGCCCCGTATGTAACTCTGTCATTAATGCTAGTATCCATGTTAACATGTCCTAG